The Cellulophaga sp. RHA19 genome includes the window AAACAGAACCTGTAGTATATGAAGGTAAAAGCTACCCAGGAGTTAAAATTAGTTACAATCCTGGTGTAGGGGCATCATATAAAGATTTGTATTTTATACATTTTGACCCAGATACTAAGCAAATGGCTTGGTTGGGATATAGTGTTAGTTACAGAAGCGGAGAAGTTTCTAATAATTATAGTTGGATACATTATAACGATTGGCAAACAGTAAATGGTTTAGTGTTACCAAAATCTATTAGCTGGCATAAAGCAGATGAAGGAGTTATAAAGGAGGTAAGAAATACAGTTCCTTTTGAAAATGTAACGGTAAGTAAAGAAGCTAAACCTGCGTCATTTTTTGCAAAACCTGAAGCCGCAGTTTTTGTTGAAGGTAAAGTGCAAGAGTAATATACTCTAGCAACAAAATAAAAAGCCTCCAAAACAATAAGTTTTGGAGGCTTTTAAGTTTAGTACTATAAACAGCTATTCTCCTCTGTTGTATTTACCCATATACCTTTTGTACAATTCGGTTTGGTGTGTTTCTAAAGACACGTCTCTACCATCTATAAAGGCTTTTTGTAACTTATTTGTACGCATTTCTAAAGCGTCACCTTCAGATATAAACAAGGTAGCACTTTTGCCAACAGCTAATGTACCGTGAGTTTTATCAATACCTAAAATCTTTGCAGTATTACTCGTAATTAATTGTAAGGCTGCTTCTTTATCCATACCGTAAGCAACTGCATGACCTGCATAAAATGGCAAGTTTCTGTTCTGGAAATTAGCTTCGCCATTATTTTGTATACCTACAAGTAAGCCTTTATCTGTTAATAGCTTTGCCATTTTGTATGGTAAGTCATAATCATCATCATTGTTACTAGGTAAATTGTGCATAGCTCTAACTAAAACAGGAATATTATTCTCTTTTAAAAAGTCTGTTATTTTGTAAGCATTATAGCCACCAACTAAAACAACATTTTTAATCTTGTTTTCTTTTAGGGTAGTAATAGCATCAATAATTTCTTTTTCGCCATCTGCATACACATACATTTTTTGCTCACCAGAAAAAAGGCCTTCCATAGCAGCAAATTCTTGATGAAATGGTTTTGCAGTAGTTTCATTGTATGCCTTTGCGTTAACTATAAAATCTACAATTGAATTAATATCTTTTTTATAAGTTTTGTTAGGCTGTAAACCTCTTGGCTCACCCATCCACCAACGACCTCTTCTGTAAGAACTTGGCCAATGTAAATGTATACCTTCATCTGTTTTTACAGCAGCGTCTTCCCAGTTCCAAGCATCTAATTGTACAACAGAAGATGTACCTGGTATAACACCACCTCTAGGTGCTATTTGTGCCATAAGCACACCATTAGGACGCATACTTTCAATTACTTTAGATTCAGAATTGTAAGCAATTAAACTTCTTACGTGTGGTATCATTCCGCCAATTTCTGCTTGGTCATCACTAGCTCTAACGGCATCTACTTCTACTAATCCTAAAACGGTACAAGCAGCAATAAACCCAGGGTATACGTGCTTGCCTTTAGCATCTATAACTTGCCCTTTACGAGCAATTTTCATTTTAGCATCTCCTACAAAGGTAATTTTACCACCTTCAAACATAATAAGAGAGTTTTCTATAACAGTACCATCTCCTAAATGTGCAACTGCACCTTCTATGGTAATAGCTTCTTTTTGTGGACTAGCAGGTGTTTGTTGCGCAAACCCATTTGCTGTAAAGCAAAATACTAGCAGTATATATATAATTTTTTTCATTTTTATTATTTTATATGTTGTCTATTAGATTTACCACTCCGTATCCATAGTGTCACAATGGAACTTAGGTTTTTGTTTCTTAATAGGCTTTTGCGTTGGTTTTCCACCTTCTTTTTCTTCAAGCATCATTGCAATAAGCTTGTTTCTTTCGTTTTTAATAGCCGCTCTTTGTTGTTTGTCTTTTTCTAAATCAAAATAAACAACACCTTCTATTAATGTTTTTTCTGCTTTTGCATAAACAGATAATGGGTGGTTGTTCCAAAGTACTAAATCTGCATCTTTACCTTCTTTAATACTACCTACGCGGTTGTCTAAGTGTAATAATTTGGCAGGATTAATTGTAACCATTTTCCAAGCTTCTAACTCGGTCATATCTCCGTACTTTACAGTTTTAGCAGCTTCTTGATTTAATCTTCTAGACATTTCTGCGTCATCACTATTAATAGCAACGGTAATACCTTGACTTTGCATTATAGCAGCGTTATATGGTATAGCATCGTTAACTTCGTACTTATAAGCCCACCAGTCACTAAATGTAGATGCACCAGCTCCGTGTTCTTTCATTTTGTCAGCAACTTTATATCCTTCTAAAATATGCGTAAAAGTATTTACTCTAAAGTTAAACTTTTCTGCAACCTTCATTAACATATTAATTTCTGATTGTACGTAAGAGTGACAACTAATAAAACGTTCTCCATTTATAATTTCGGCAATAACTTCCATTTCCTCATCATAACGATATGGTTGTCCGCTTTTCTTTTTTTCATCGTATTCCTTACCACGCTGAAAATAATCTATAAACATCTGCTCAACACCCATTCTAGTTTGTGGAAAACGAGAACGGCTACCCCAGTTACTTTGCTTTACATTTTCACCAAGCGCAAACTTTATGTACTTAGGAGAGTTGTCATAAATCATTTCATTTGCACTTTCTCCCCATTTTAATTTTAATAAGGCAGAACGTCCTCCAATTGGGTTTGCAGAACCGTGTAATAATTGAATAGATGTTACGCCACCAGCAAGGTTACGGTAAATATCTACGTCTTCATTATCTACTACATCTTCCATTTTAACCTCTGCAGAAGAATTTTGCCCGCCTTCATTAATACTTAAACCAGCAATATGTGAATGCTCATCTATAATACCAGCAGTTAAGTGTTTGCCTGTAGCATCTACAACTGTAGCACCACCCGCACTTAAATTAGAACCAATTTTTACAATTTTACCTTTTTTAACAAGTACGTCTGTGTTTTTTAAAATACCAGCATCTTCACTTGTCCAAACCGTAGCATTTTTAAATAAAATGTTTTCTTGTTTAGGTTTAGTTGCGTAACCATAACCAACATTAGGGTAAGTTATAGGTAATAACTCTGGAGTATCATTATCCTTTTTAGTCTTATCTTTTTTGTCTACATCACCTGTTTTTGTAGCAATAAAAGTAGATTCTGATCCATTTGGTAATACAAGCTTACCACTAATATTATCAGATGCAGGCGACACAACACCTGTCATTCTATATCTTTTTTCTCCTTCATTAGTAGTAAAAGCAAGATCTATCCAGTCTTCTTTATAAGAAAATTTAGATTTTATAGTTGTAGAATCTTGTTTTAAGGTTGCAGAAGGTTTATCAGCAGCACCTTTAATTTCTAACTTATATGTAATACCATTTATAGCAAGGTTATACTTGCCACTAATATCTTTAACATCTTTGTTTGTAATTACATTTTTTTGACCTTGAATCCAGTTTTCATGAAGAGCAGTACTTTTATCAAAAATATCACCCGAAGTAATTAAAAAGTTAGCATAGCTACCTTTTTGTAAAGAACCTATTTGATTAGATTTTCCAAGTATTTGTGCAGGTACCGTTGTTAAAGCTTCTAGAGCTTTAGTTTTTGGTAAACCATAAGCTATAGCTCTTAATAATTTATCTTTAAAAGCCGCTGGCGACTTAAGATCGTGAGTTGTAAAGGTAAATGGTACACCATTATCTGCTAATACTTTAGGGTTAGATGGTGCTTGGTTCCAACCTCTCATATCAGCCAAAGAAACATTGTCTGCTTGGTATGGGTTAGAAACATCGTAAGCTACAGGGAAATTTATAGGTAGAATGTAAGTGGCATTTGTTGCTTTAATGTCAGCAATGCTTTCGTACTCATTACCACCAGCTAATATTACATATTGTATGTTATTAGCGTCTCCTATTTTATCAGCTCTTAGCGCGTGCCCTTTGTCTCCAGCTTCAAAAATTTGTACCAAACCTTTGTTCTTATTAAGAGCTTCTAAAGACAAATCTTTTGTGTCACTATTGCCGTTTGCATACCAAGCAGCATCAGAATACATTTGTCTTAATAAGGCCAAAGATCCCATTAACGAAGATGGGTAAGATTGATTTTTTACAGCACTTCTTGTTAAAGAAAAGTACTGAGCAGATCTGTCATCTAAAATACGGTCACTATTAGTACCGTCATCATTTAACGTAACAAGTATACCAGTACCACGAGCAATACCATCTTGTATATGCGAGTTTACAACACCAAAGCCTGCTTTTTGGTATTCAGCTGCTTTTTTAGCATCAAACTTAAAAACAGATAGCGCATTGTTTTCTGGCATAACGTGGTCATTCCAATAATAACCGTGTCTTGTAGCTTCATATTGTGTAGATCTTCCACCAGAGGCTTTTGGTTTAGCAATACCAAAATCCGAGTAAATATCAATAAAAGAAGGGTAAATAGATTTTCCTTTTAAATCTACAGTAACAGAATTTTTAGGAACAGTTACACTTTTGCCTACTTGTATAACTTTTCCGTTTTTAATAAGTAGTGTACCGTTTTCTACAATTTGTGTAGGAGTAACAAATATTTTTGCATTTGTAAAGGCGGTGTAATTGTTGTTTTTAGATTTTACACCAGTGTTTGTAGGGAAATAATCCTGTGCAAACACAGTAGCACTTGCCAAAAATAAGGCAAGCGATAGGAGTCGTATTCTCATATCGGTTTCTTTTTGAGTTGATTAGTAAATTAGTCTGTCTAAAGATATGTAAACAGGTATTTGAAAATCGTAATAAAATGTTAAAATTACTGATAGTAAATGTGTAAATGCACCACTATAACAGAGGATTTCTAATTATAAGGGATATTTTTGATGATAAGCCACGAGTAAAGTTACTACTCTACTATAGCTTTTCATTCCGTCTTTTTGGTTATTTGCTTTTAAAAAAGTACTGTACACAGATTTTAAAACTGGCTCCATTGGGTTTTCATAATTATCCCAAAAAGTACTTAGCTCTTGGTAATTTTTTTTAACTCCAACATTTAAATTAGCATATAATTCATCAAATAACTCGGGATTATTTCGCCTAATATCACTTAAACAATAACTAAGTGCATAAGAGTATGCAGCATATTTAAAGTACGTATCGTTGTTGTTAACAGTTACCAAATACCCAATAAAATTGGTTTCATTTTCTGCAGAATATCCAATTTGGTGACCAGCTTCATGGCCGGCAACTACAGGAAACCTATACAGAGGTATTTTGCCATTTACTTGAGCTTCATTAGTAAACGGATTTAAATATCCGCCATAACCAGCATAGCTTAACCCGGTGCTAAATAATGACGTTTTTAAACTAGAAGTTTGGTAATTAAATAATGGGTATGTTTTTTGTAACTCTTTGTATCTTATTGTGGTTAAATTGTAAATTTCGTCTTTACTATAAGGCATAACAACAGCTTTAGTGCTATCTTTTGTAATAGTCTTATGTATCGTATTTGTTTTTTCTATCAACCTATAAACAAAAGACTCTAGTTCTGGTAAAGAATGGCTCTCTTTAATTTGTAACGTTTTATATAAAGGTTCTCTGTAGTAATTTAATCCCCAACAAAAATGAAATGTAAAATAGGCTATAGACAATACTACCCCTACATTTCTTAAAAAAATGAGAGGTTTTTGCTTTATATATTTTCGTTTTGTGATAAGGTAATTAATGGTAAGTACAATAAGAATAGCGTATAAAATGTCGCCAACAGAAAAAGGAATCCACCCCAGTAAATATCTAAAAAACTTAGAAGTATATTGATAAATACCATTGCTATAATATTCTTCAATAAAAGTAGGGTAGTTAGCTAACCATTTTACCAATACTATTTGTAGCGGTAAAAATAGAACAATACCATTTTTTAGTTTAGACTTCATTATATCAAAAATAAGCAATACAGGGCATAAAATCGTTTTCTATTATGTAATTTTGAAGCTTAGAAAATAAAACGAAATGAGTAAAGATATAAGAGAGTTAGAACCAAAAGCAGTTTGGAACAAATTTGCAGATTTAAATGCAGTACCAAGACCTTCTAAAAAAGAAGAGCGTGTAATACAGTTTATGCTAGACTTTGGAGCTTCTTTACAATTGGAAACTTTAAAAGATGAGGTTGGTAATGTTATTATAAGAAAGCCAGCTACTCCAGGTTTAGAAAACAAAAAAATGGTTACGTTGCAGTCTCATTTAGATATGGTACACCAAAAAAATAACGATACTGTTTTTGATTTTGATACTCAAGGAATACAAATGTATGTAGATGGTGACTGGGTTAGAGCTCAAGGAACTACTTTAGGTGCAGATAATGGTATGGGTGTTGCTGCAATTATGGCTTTGTTAGAAAGTACAAATATACCACACCCTGCTTTAGAGGCTTTGTTTACTATTGATGAAGAAACTGGTATGACAGGTGCAATGGGTTTAAAAGGAGGTGTTTTACAAGGCGATATTCTTTTAAATTTAGATACTGAAGAGGATGATGAAATTGATATAGGTTGTGCAGGAGGAGTAGATGTTACTGCTAGAAGAATTTATGAGTTAGAACCAGTACAAGCTAATTTTACAGGTTACAAAGTAACGGTTAAAGGTTTAAGTGGCGGTCATAGTGGTATGGATATTCACCGTGGCTTAGGTAACGCTAATAAAATAATGAATAGGTTACTTTACAACACAAGTTTAGCCACGGATTTGGCTATTTCTGAGATTGATGGTGGTAGTTTACGTAACGCTATACCAAGAGAAAGTAATGCTATTGTAGCTATAAAAGTAACAGATACATTTTTGACTAATTTTGAAGAGTGGGTTACTACAATAAAAGGTGAATTAAAAGTTACTGAGCCTAACTTAACTATTACATTATCTGAGGTAGCATTGCCAGAAAATGTAATGGAGAAGGATGCACAGCATAAAATGCTACGTGGTTTATATGCAGCGCATAATGGAGTGTATGCTATGAGTGCTAGTATTGTAGATTTAGTAGAAACGTCTAATAATATAGCAAGAGTTATTGTTAAAGATGGTGCTGTTAAAATAGGTTGTTTAACTAGATCTTCTGTTAACTCAGGCAAAATGGATTTAGCCAATGCCTTAAAGTCTGTTTTTGAATTAGCAGATTTTACAGTAGAGTTTAGTGGTGAATACCCAGGATGGAATCCTAATCCAGATTCTGCTATTTTAAAAGTATTAAGCGCACAGTATGAAACTGTTTTTGGAGCTAAAGCTAAAGTTGTGGCTTGCCACGCAGGTTTAGAATGTGGTATTTTAGGACAAAACTACCCAGATATGGATATGATTAGTTTTGGACCAACTATAAAAGGAGCGCACTCACCAGATGAACGTGTAAGTATTTCATCTGTACAAAAGTTTTGGAAATTTACTTTAGAGGTTTTAAAAAATAGTCCAGAATAAGAATATATAACTATAATATAAAAGCCCCATTTGGAAATTTCCAAATGGGGCTTTATAGTAAACTTCATTTTTTACCCTAATTAGAACTTAGGATTTTTTTCTATTAATTCTGTTCGTACTAATTTTCCAGATTCAGTTACTTGGTCTAAACTCCAATTACCATTTCCACTAGCTCCAGGAGTTAATGCAGCAGATTTCTCGTTTTTATCTGCAATAGACCAGTTACACCATGATATTTTGTTATCATCTAAAAATTTCCACCATGTTTTACTTTCTGCAGAGTCTACATAACCATCTCCAGTATATTGTGTTGTTCCGTATTCTGTAACAAAAATAGCCAAGTCATTATCTATAGCTTGCTTAGCAACATCTCTAAGATATTGTTTGTGACTTGCAGCATAATAGTGTAATGTATAGGCAACGTTATCATCATTAATTTCGTTACCAATTACTTCATCTACACGTTGAGACCATACTCTTGTTCCACATATTACAATGTTATCTGGATCATATTTTCTAATCTCTTTAATAACAGCTTCGTGGTATGGTTTAAGTGTGTTATTCCAAGAAACACCATCTAAAGGTTCGTTATAAATTTCGTAAATAATGTTTGGCGCGTTACCATATTTTTGAGCAACTTCTGCAAAGAATTTTTTAGCCTCGTTTAAGTGATCTTCTGCGTGGTGACTATGCCAATCTACAATTACATAAATACCTTGTTCTATAGCAGCGTCAATTACTGTAAATACTTTAGCTTTTTCTCTTTCAGGGTTACTAAGATAACCATCGTTATCTTCTACAGCCATAGCTGCTCTAACAATAGTAGCGTTCCAGTCATTTTTTAACCAAGAAACAGTACCTTTTGTGTAGTATTGAGGCATCCATTGGCTCCAAAATAAAGACATTCCACGTAATTGAATAGGTTTGTCGTTTTTGTTTACAATTTTACTGCCTTTAACGCTTAATTGTCCGTAAGCATCTACAACTGTTTTTGCTCTTGCGCTACTTGTTTCTTCTTCGTCTGTAGTCTCTTCTTGTGTATCGTTACCATTAATTATATCTGATAAGTCGCTGGACGAGTTGTCACAGGACAAAAAAGATAGTATAAA containing:
- a CDS encoding aminoacyl-histidine dipeptidase, with the protein product MSKDIRELEPKAVWNKFADLNAVPRPSKKEERVIQFMLDFGASLQLETLKDEVGNVIIRKPATPGLENKKMVTLQSHLDMVHQKNNDTVFDFDTQGIQMYVDGDWVRAQGTTLGADNGMGVAAIMALLESTNIPHPALEALFTIDEETGMTGAMGLKGGVLQGDILLNLDTEEDDEIDIGCAGGVDVTARRIYELEPVQANFTGYKVTVKGLSGGHSGMDIHRGLGNANKIMNRLLYNTSLATDLAISEIDGGSLRNAIPRESNAIVAIKVTDTFLTNFEEWVTTIKGELKVTEPNLTITLSEVALPENVMEKDAQHKMLRGLYAAHNGVYAMSASIVDLVETSNNIARVIVKDGAVKIGCLTRSSVNSGKMDLANALKSVFELADFTVEFSGEYPGWNPNPDSAILKVLSAQYETVFGAKAKVVACHAGLECGILGQNYPDMDMISFGPTIKGAHSPDERVSISSVQKFWKFTLEVLKNSPE
- a CDS encoding amidohydrolase family protein, encoding MKKIIYILLVFCFTANGFAQQTPASPQKEAITIEGAVAHLGDGTVIENSLIMFEGGKITFVGDAKMKIARKGQVIDAKGKHVYPGFIAACTVLGLVEVDAVRASDDQAEIGGMIPHVRSLIAYNSESKVIESMRPNGVLMAQIAPRGGVIPGTSSVVQLDAWNWEDAAVKTDEGIHLHWPSSYRRGRWWMGEPRGLQPNKTYKKDINSIVDFIVNAKAYNETTAKPFHQEFAAMEGLFSGEQKMYVYADGEKEIIDAITTLKENKIKNVVLVGGYNAYKITDFLKENNIPVLVRAMHNLPSNNDDDYDLPYKMAKLLTDKGLLVGIQNNGEANFQNRNLPFYAGHAVAYGMDKEAALQLITSNTAKILGIDKTHGTLAVGKSATLFISEGDALEMRTNKLQKAFIDGRDVSLETHQTELYKRYMGKYNRGE
- a CDS encoding DUF3810 domain-containing protein; this translates as MKSKLKNGIVLFLPLQIVLVKWLANYPTFIEEYYSNGIYQYTSKFFRYLLGWIPFSVGDILYAILIVLTINYLITKRKYIKQKPLIFLRNVGVVLSIAYFTFHFCWGLNYYREPLYKTLQIKESHSLPELESFVYRLIEKTNTIHKTITKDSTKAVVMPYSKDEIYNLTTIRYKELQKTYPLFNYQTSSLKTSLFSTGLSYAGYGGYLNPFTNEAQVNGKIPLYRFPVVAGHEAGHQIGYSAENETNFIGYLVTVNNNDTYFKYAAYSYALSYCLSDIRRNNPELFDELYANLNVGVKKNYQELSTFWDNYENPMEPVLKSVYSTFLKANNQKDGMKSYSRVVTLLVAYHQKYPL
- a CDS encoding amidohydrolase family protein; this translates as MRIRLLSLALFLASATVFAQDYFPTNTGVKSKNNNYTAFTNAKIFVTPTQIVENGTLLIKNGKVIQVGKSVTVPKNSVTVDLKGKSIYPSFIDIYSDFGIAKPKASGGRSTQYEATRHGYYWNDHVMPENNALSVFKFDAKKAAEYQKAGFGVVNSHIQDGIARGTGILVTLNDDGTNSDRILDDRSAQYFSLTRSAVKNQSYPSSLMGSLALLRQMYSDAAWYANGNSDTKDLSLEALNKNKGLVQIFEAGDKGHALRADKIGDANNIQYVILAGGNEYESIADIKATNATYILPINFPVAYDVSNPYQADNVSLADMRGWNQAPSNPKVLADNGVPFTFTTHDLKSPAAFKDKLLRAIAYGLPKTKALEALTTVPAQILGKSNQIGSLQKGSYANFLITSGDIFDKSTALHENWIQGQKNVITNKDVKDISGKYNLAINGITYKLEIKGAADKPSATLKQDSTTIKSKFSYKEDWIDLAFTTNEGEKRYRMTGVVSPASDNISGKLVLPNGSESTFIATKTGDVDKKDKTKKDNDTPELLPITYPNVGYGYATKPKQENILFKNATVWTSEDAGILKNTDVLVKKGKIVKIGSNLSAGGATVVDATGKHLTAGIIDEHSHIAGLSINEGGQNSSAEVKMEDVVDNEDVDIYRNLAGGVTSIQLLHGSANPIGGRSALLKLKWGESANEMIYDNSPKYIKFALGENVKQSNWGSRSRFPQTRMGVEQMFIDYFQRGKEYDEKKKSGQPYRYDEEMEVIAEIINGERFISCHSYVQSEINMLMKVAEKFNFRVNTFTHILEGYKVADKMKEHGAGASTFSDWWAYKYEVNDAIPYNAAIMQSQGITVAINSDDAEMSRRLNQEAAKTVKYGDMTELEAWKMVTINPAKLLHLDNRVGSIKEGKDADLVLWNNHPLSVYAKAEKTLIEGVVYFDLEKDKQQRAAIKNERNKLIAMMLEEKEGGKPTQKPIKKQKPKFHCDTMDTEW
- a CDS encoding glycoside hydrolase family 5 protein, whose amino-acid sequence is MKTIALKTVLLAFILSFLSCDNSSSDLSDIINGNDTQEETTDEEETSSARAKTVVDAYGQLSVKGSKIVNKNDKPIQLRGMSLFWSQWMPQYYTKGTVSWLKNDWNATIVRAAMAVEDNDGYLSNPEREKAKVFTVIDAAIEQGIYVIVDWHSHHAEDHLNEAKKFFAEVAQKYGNAPNIIYEIYNEPLDGVSWNNTLKPYHEAVIKEIRKYDPDNIVICGTRVWSQRVDEVIGNEINDDNVAYTLHYYAASHKQYLRDVAKQAIDNDLAIFVTEYGTTQYTGDGYVDSAESKTWWKFLDDNKISWCNWSIADKNEKSAALTPGASGNGNWSLDQVTESGKLVRTELIEKNPKF